One Ethanoligenens harbinense YUAN-3 genomic window carries:
- a CDS encoding ABC transporter permease: MRRKPVVSIIILCVIGVFLVVPLIAMIGYSFFDDRGFTLQFYQSFLGMADFLPMLANSIWLSAVSVLLCMVILLLALFAVLVYAPGLEKYLQILCMVPYSIQGVILATSLLTLYANADGFFSNRVLLLVLAYCIVILPYMYQGMRNSLHTIAVRQILESAEILGAGKLYTFWFIIVPNILSGITVSILLSTGIVFGDFAVINLLASSYIETMMMYMARARSLSGHQTSAVVIVFFAVMGLLAAGMLAFAGRKQVKKEKG; encoded by the coding sequence ATGAGGCGTAAACCGGTCGTTTCCATCATCATCCTGTGTGTCATCGGCGTGTTTCTCGTCGTCCCGCTGATCGCGATGATCGGGTATTCTTTTTTTGATGATCGCGGGTTCACCCTGCAATTTTATCAGAGCTTTCTGGGCATGGCTGATTTTCTGCCCATGCTGGCCAACTCGATCTGGCTGTCCGCCGTTTCGGTGCTGCTTTGCATGGTGATTCTGCTGTTGGCCCTGTTTGCCGTTTTGGTATATGCGCCGGGGCTGGAAAAATACCTGCAAATCCTCTGCATGGTGCCGTATTCCATCCAGGGCGTTATTCTGGCCACCAGCCTGTTGACACTGTATGCCAATGCGGACGGATTTTTCTCCAACCGGGTGCTGCTGTTGGTGCTTGCGTATTGTATTGTGATTCTGCCATATATGTACCAGGGGATGCGCAACAGCCTGCATACCATCGCCGTGCGGCAGATTCTGGAGAGCGCGGAGATACTGGGCGCGGGCAAACTCTATACGTTCTGGTTCATCATTGTGCCGAACATTCTGTCGGGCATCACGGTCTCCATCCTGCTTTCCACTGGCATCGTGTTCGGCGATTTTGCCGTTATCAACCTGTTGGCCAGTAGTTATATTGAGACAATGATGATGTATATGGCCAGGGCGCGCAGCCTTTCCGGCCACCAAACCAGCGCGGTTGTCATCGTTTTCTTTGCAGTGATGGGCCTTCTGGCTGCGGGAATGCTCGCGTTTGCCGGACGCAAACAGGTGAAAAAAGAAAAAGGCTGA
- a CDS encoding ABC transporter substrate-binding protein, giving the protein MKKQKAAALLMALVLASGALAGCKTSTTGAASTASGSTNDLNSMSLAQITAEAKKEGSLQSVGMPDDWANWGDTWTQYTAKYGIKHQDTDMSSAEELAIFQSEKNNPTKDIGDVGQSFGPLAVQKDLVQAYKTPYWNDIPSWAKDKDGKWIVGYYGTISFMTNTDSVKNPPKSWSDILNGNYKVCVGDVTKANQSQNAVLAAAIAMGGSEKNIQPGIDFFAKLAAQGRLDMGDSSMTRLEKGDVQVVILWDYLSLGYRDKVKQSGSTVNYDVTVPTDGSVEGGYAEVINKYAPHPAAAALARDYILSDQGQINLAKGYARPIRSDVKLPADVKAKLLPDSEYKKARPVKDFDAWDKTAEQLPEMWQEQVLSKQKS; this is encoded by the coding sequence ATGAAAAAGCAAAAGGCTGCGGCTCTGCTGATGGCGCTTGTGCTTGCCAGCGGTGCGCTGGCCGGCTGCAAAACCAGCACTACAGGCGCCGCCTCCACAGCCAGCGGCAGCACAAACGATCTCAACAGCATGAGTTTGGCGCAGATCACGGCCGAAGCCAAAAAGGAAGGCTCCCTGCAGTCGGTGGGTATGCCGGACGACTGGGCCAACTGGGGCGACACGTGGACGCAGTATACCGCCAAATACGGCATCAAGCATCAGGATACCGACATGTCTTCCGCTGAGGAACTGGCTATTTTCCAATCGGAGAAAAACAATCCCACCAAGGATATTGGTGACGTGGGGCAGTCATTTGGCCCGCTCGCGGTACAGAAAGATCTTGTGCAGGCTTATAAGACACCGTATTGGAACGATATCCCCAGCTGGGCGAAGGACAAAGACGGCAAATGGATCGTGGGCTATTACGGCACCATTTCGTTCATGACCAACACCGATTCTGTTAAGAACCCGCCGAAATCTTGGAGCGATATCCTCAATGGCAACTACAAAGTCTGTGTCGGCGACGTGACCAAAGCCAATCAGTCACAGAACGCCGTGCTGGCGGCAGCCATTGCCATGGGCGGCAGCGAGAAGAATATCCAGCCGGGCATCGATTTCTTCGCGAAACTGGCTGCGCAGGGTCGGCTTGATATGGGTGACAGCTCCATGACCCGCCTGGAAAAGGGCGACGTGCAGGTCGTGATCCTCTGGGATTACCTGAGCCTGGGCTACCGCGACAAGGTCAAGCAGAGCGGCAGCACGGTCAATTACGACGTGACCGTTCCGACCGACGGTTCCGTGGAAGGCGGTTATGCGGAGGTCATCAACAAATACGCACCGCATCCGGCGGCCGCGGCACTGGCCAGGGACTACATCCTTTCCGATCAGGGCCAGATCAACCTCGCCAAAGGCTATGCCCGCCCCATCCGCAGCGATGTGAAGCTGCCCGCCGATGTCAAAGCCAAGCTGCTGCCCGATTCCGAATACAAGAAGGCGCGGCCGGTCAAAGATTTTGATGCGTGGGACAAGACGGCTGAGCAACTGCCCGAGATGTGGCAGGAACAGGTTCTCTCCAAGCAGAAAAGCTGA
- a CDS encoding alkaline phosphatase family protein, whose translation MGKVIFVVLDGLNLAASRHMGFMEHLAETGVAQKCTVRAELPTLSRPLYEVLLTGVPVFEHEVFSNSICRLSKEQHVFSLARAAGRTTAAAAYYWMSELYNRAPFAPADRFQLDVDRPIQHGIFYFEDSYPDSHLFCDAEFLRLAYRPDFLLVHSMNVDDAGHKYGGDSAEYAAAAAKADGILAHVIKDWLADGYAVVVTADHGMNASRFHNGTSDEERLVPLYIAGVPVAGEDAACMQQLAVAPLLCELLGVPKSSKMLRQGPFTIRES comes from the coding sequence ATGGGGAAAGTGATCTTTGTCGTATTGGACGGCCTGAATCTGGCAGCGAGCCGCCATATGGGATTCATGGAGCATCTGGCCGAAACAGGTGTGGCGCAGAAATGCACGGTCCGGGCGGAGCTGCCCACCCTTTCGCGCCCGCTTTACGAGGTGCTGCTTACCGGAGTGCCTGTTTTTGAACATGAGGTGTTCAGCAACAGTATCTGCCGCCTGTCAAAAGAGCAGCACGTGTTCTCGCTGGCGCGGGCTGCCGGGCGCACTACGGCGGCGGCGGCCTACTATTGGATGAGCGAACTTTATAACCGGGCGCCGTTTGCGCCAGCCGATCGCTTTCAACTGGATGTGGATCGCCCCATTCAGCACGGTATTTTTTATTTTGAAGACAGCTACCCCGACTCGCACCTGTTCTGCGACGCGGAATTTCTCCGCCTGGCATACCGACCGGATTTTTTGCTTGTGCATTCCATGAACGTAGATGACGCCGGGCACAAATACGGCGGTGACAGTGCGGAATATGCCGCCGCCGCTGCAAAAGCGGACGGTATTCTGGCGCATGTGATCAAAGACTGGCTGGCAGACGGGTACGCCGTGGTCGTCACGGCCGACCACGGCATGAATGCTTCCCGTTTCCACAACGGCACAAGTGATGAGGAGCGGCTGGTGCCGCTGTATATCGCGGGCGTACCGGTGGCAGGCGAAGATGCGGCGTGCATGCAGCAACTGGCGGTAGCGCCGCTATTGTGCGAGCTGTTGGGCGTGCCAAAAAGCAGCAAAATGCTGCGGCAAGGTCCGTTCACGATCCGGGAAAGTTGA
- a CDS encoding ABC transporter permease encodes MKKIGKCLLPLLPFLLLVFLFELLPIVMMAVTSFQSQTTGGFTLLNYWNIFTKRYYWEAIINSVSISVFSSLVGIGVAFLGGMALQNVSGRTKNAFSTLLNITSNFAGIPLAIAYVVLLGNTGILVLLGKTCGWQWLAGFNLYSINGLGLIYIYFQIPVSTLLLMPAFAGIRGEWMESAELLHASRWRFWFHVGLPVMLPSLVGTFCFLFANSMAAYASAYALMGSNFSLMTTLISSMISGDVFPQYGLSSALSVVMIVLVGAAILISHWLSNRDGKGEGAHEA; translated from the coding sequence ATGAAAAAGATAGGGAAGTGTCTTCTGCCGCTGCTCCCGTTCCTGCTGTTGGTTTTTCTGTTTGAATTGCTCCCCATCGTGATGATGGCTGTTACCAGCTTCCAGTCGCAGACGACGGGCGGGTTCACCCTGTTGAATTACTGGAATATTTTTACCAAGCGGTATTACTGGGAAGCGATTATCAACAGCGTATCCATTTCGGTTTTTTCTTCACTGGTGGGCATCGGGGTCGCGTTTCTCGGGGGAATGGCGCTGCAGAACGTGTCCGGCCGTACAAAGAATGCGTTCAGCACTTTGCTCAACATCACGTCAAATTTTGCCGGGATCCCGCTGGCTATCGCCTATGTGGTGTTGTTGGGCAACACAGGCATTCTGGTGCTGTTGGGCAAAACGTGCGGCTGGCAGTGGCTGGCCGGTTTTAACTTGTACAGCATCAATGGGCTGGGGCTCATCTATATTTATTTTCAGATTCCGGTTTCCACGCTGCTGCTCATGCCGGCTTTTGCGGGCATCCGCGGCGAGTGGATGGAATCTGCCGAACTGCTGCATGCCTCTAGGTGGCGTTTTTGGTTCCACGTGGGGTTGCCGGTGATGCTGCCCAGTCTGGTGGGGACATTCTGCTTCCTGTTTGCCAACTCGATGGCGGCCTACGCGTCGGCTTACGCGCTCATGGGGAGCAACTTCTCCCTGATGACGACGCTGATCTCCAGCATGATTTCCGGCGACGTTTTCCCGCAGTATGGGCTGAGCTCCGCACTGTCGGTCGTCATGATCGTGCTGGTGGGCGCGGCGATCCTCATCAGCCACTGGCTTTCTAACCGCGACGGAAAAGGGGAGGGCGCACATGAGGCGTAA
- a CDS encoding HPr family phosphocarrier protein, translating to MLSFTHTITDPAGMHARPAGLLAKCTQKCSSTVNISLNGKTADAKRLFAVMGLGAKQNDVLSFTVTGESEAADCAAIEAFCKENL from the coding sequence ATGCTGTCATTCACCCATACAATCACCGACCCCGCAGGCATGCATGCAAGACCGGCAGGTCTGCTCGCCAAATGCACGCAAAAGTGCAGTTCCACTGTCAACATCTCACTGAACGGCAAAACGGCCGATGCAAAGCGGCTGTTTGCCGTGATGGGCCTCGGTGCCAAGCAAAACGACGTGTTATCGTTCACGGTAACCGGTGAAAGCGAGGCTGCGGATTGCGCCGCCATAGAGGCTTTTTGCAAAGAAAACCTGTAA
- a CDS encoding ABC transporter ATP-binding protein: MSYIALESIEKRFGKQHVLKNIHLELGKGEFASLLGPSGCGKSTLLRCIAGLETVTSGSICIDGIDVTGRSPKERAVGMVFQQYSLFPNMTVEQNIGFGLKMMHVPKQEIRERVRAMLDTVALTGSEKKKPAQLSGGMQQRVALARALITRPKVLLLDEPLSAIDAKLRKDLQTEIRRIQKETNITTVFVTHDQSEAMLMSDTIHIMHEGVIEQSGCPSDIYVAPKTPFAAGFIGNYNLLSAAAFQKLTAAEIEGENVAIRPEVIGISKEKPDCDEDTICAQGVVVESLLHGNILSYQVRCGDCILKTDVLYRTVDRFENNAPVWLCFSGKDFVAL; encoded by the coding sequence ATGAGTTATATTGCGCTGGAATCGATCGAAAAACGATTTGGTAAACAGCATGTGCTGAAAAACATCCATCTGGAACTGGGAAAAGGGGAGTTTGCATCGCTGCTGGGGCCGTCGGGCTGCGGCAAAAGCACGTTGCTGCGCTGTATCGCCGGGCTGGAAACAGTTACGTCCGGTAGCATCTGCATCGACGGTATAGACGTGACCGGCCGCTCACCAAAAGAGCGCGCGGTCGGCATGGTGTTCCAGCAATACAGTCTTTTCCCCAATATGACAGTGGAGCAAAACATTGGGTTCGGGCTGAAGATGATGCATGTGCCTAAACAGGAGATACGTGAGCGAGTGCGGGCGATGCTTGATACCGTGGCGCTTACGGGCAGTGAGAAGAAAAAACCGGCGCAGCTGTCGGGCGGTATGCAACAGCGTGTAGCGCTTGCCCGTGCGCTTATCACCAGGCCCAAGGTGCTGCTGCTGGACGAACCGCTCAGTGCCATCGACGCCAAGCTGCGCAAGGATCTGCAGACGGAGATCCGGCGCATCCAGAAAGAAACCAATATCACCACGGTCTTTGTCACACACGACCAAAGTGAAGCGATGCTGATGTCCGACACCATCCACATCATGCACGAGGGTGTGATCGAGCAGTCCGGCTGCCCAAGCGACATTTATGTCGCGCCCAAAACGCCGTTTGCCGCCGGATTTATCGGCAACTACAATCTGCTGAGCGCCGCCGCATTTCAAAAACTGACTGCCGCAGAGATCGAAGGAGAAAACGTGGCCATTCGGCCGGAGGTCATCGGCATCTCGAAAGAAAAGCCGGATTGCGACGAGGATACGATTTGTGCGCAGGGCGTGGTGGTGGAGTCGCTTCTGCATGGGAATATCTTGTCTTATCAAGTGCGGTGCGGCGACTGCATCCTGAAAACGGATGTGCTCTACCGCACGGTGGACCGTTTTGAAAACAACGCACCGGTCTGGCTTTGTTTCAGCGGGAAGGACTTTGTGGCGCTTTGA
- a CDS encoding ABC transporter ATP-binding protein — protein sequence MIIEAVNLSKKYQNKLVVDSVSFSVEKGQVYGFLGPNGAGKSTCIKMLMGLVFPTSGKGQVLGKPLGDVSARMKLGYLPELFRYQEWMTGEDLLDFHSSLFRLKPDRQRNAGVLRRVGLLGQEKYKVGSYSKGMQQRIGLACALLPNPELLFLDEPTSALDPIGRKEVRNIILDLQKEGTTVFLNSHLLSEVEAVSDYITIINKGSVVRSGAIHDLLMKQINLKVTCSPIAEELFSNLKQHFDAELKPQGPDGTLYFRLTNTDSVHEIASFLISQGLELYELTPQHETLESLFLNAVGEGSAT from the coding sequence ATGATCATTGAGGCGGTAAATCTGTCCAAAAAATATCAAAACAAGCTTGTGGTCGACTCTGTCAGTTTTTCCGTTGAAAAAGGGCAGGTCTACGGTTTTTTGGGCCCGAATGGAGCCGGGAAAAGCACGTGCATCAAGATGCTGATGGGACTGGTTTTTCCTACTTCCGGGAAAGGACAGGTGCTCGGCAAACCCCTCGGTGATGTATCGGCTCGCATGAAACTCGGGTATTTGCCGGAGCTGTTTCGATACCAGGAATGGATGACCGGCGAGGATCTGCTTGATTTTCATTCCAGCTTGTTCCGGCTCAAGCCAGACCGGCAGCGCAACGCCGGCGTGCTCAGGCGCGTCGGCCTGTTGGGGCAGGAAAAGTATAAAGTGGGTAGCTACTCAAAAGGTATGCAGCAGCGTATCGGGCTTGCCTGCGCGCTGCTGCCCAACCCAGAACTTCTCTTTCTGGACGAGCCCACCTCCGCGCTGGATCCAATCGGGCGAAAAGAGGTTCGCAATATCATTCTGGATCTGCAAAAAGAAGGCACAACCGTTTTTTTAAATAGTCACCTGCTTAGCGAGGTGGAGGCGGTCAGCGATTATATCACCATCATCAACAAAGGTTCCGTTGTGAGATCCGGAGCGATCCATGACCTTCTGATGAAACAAATCAACTTGAAAGTGACGTGCTCCCCCATCGCCGAGGAGCTGTTTTCAAACTTGAAACAGCACTTTGATGCGGAACTGAAGCCCCAAGGTCCAGATGGCACCCTTTATTTCAGGCTTACCAACACCGATTCTGTCCATGAAATCGCTTCCTTTCTGATTTCACAGGGGCTGGAGTTGTATGAGCTTACTCCCCAGCACGAAACCCTGGAAAGTCTGTTTTTAAATGCGGTTGGGGAGGGAAGCGCAACATGA
- a CDS encoding type I phosphomannose isomerase catalytic subunit, with protein sequence MKQELIRYPMKMTPAFKDYIWGGDILTTRFHKDSPYARTAESWELSCHPAGQSTIADGPYAGETFVAYADLFGKEVLGKNCERFSEFPILIKLIDANDNLSIQVHPDDAYALKYEHGFGKTEMWYVVDCVPGASLIYGFKKEISAEEFRKRIAENTLLDVLNTVPVHKGDVFMIRSGTIHAIGKGCLVAEIQQSSNLTYRVYDYGRIGKDGKPRELHVEKALAVTSLHPVAEETKSETEHLDGYSRQTLASCPYFTVDLLNVERTAALDVTDVSFQALTCPDGALSLKNGDHVLKMHAGDTVFLPAGSGAYTLTGNGRVLLTHL encoded by the coding sequence ATGAAACAGGAATTGATTCGTTACCCCATGAAGATGACGCCGGCGTTTAAAGACTATATTTGGGGCGGAGACATACTGACCACCCGTTTTCACAAGGACTCCCCCTATGCGCGGACGGCGGAAAGCTGGGAATTGTCCTGCCATCCCGCAGGGCAAAGCACCATTGCGGACGGCCCGTATGCAGGCGAGACATTCGTCGCTTATGCCGATCTGTTTGGCAAAGAGGTGCTCGGCAAGAACTGCGAGCGTTTTTCAGAATTTCCGATTCTTATCAAGCTGATCGATGCGAATGACAATCTTTCCATTCAGGTACATCCAGATGATGCATACGCGCTCAAATATGAGCACGGTTTCGGCAAAACCGAGATGTGGTACGTGGTGGACTGTGTGCCGGGCGCTTCCCTCATTTACGGTTTTAAAAAAGAAATTTCCGCCGAGGAATTCCGCAAGCGCATTGCAGAAAACACATTACTGGACGTGCTGAACACGGTGCCGGTACATAAGGGCGATGTGTTCATGATCCGTTCCGGCACGATCCATGCCATCGGCAAGGGCTGCCTGGTTGCGGAAATTCAGCAGAGTTCCAATTTGACCTACCGTGTTTATGATTACGGGCGCATAGGAAAAGATGGAAAGCCCCGTGAACTGCATGTGGAAAAGGCTTTGGCGGTTACTTCTCTGCACCCGGTCGCAGAAGAGACAAAATCCGAAACAGAGCATCTGGACGGATATTCCCGCCAGACACTGGCTTCCTGCCCGTATTTTACCGTTGATTTGCTTAACGTGGAAAGAACGGCGGCACTTGACGTAACAGACGTCTCGTTTCAAGCGCTGACCTGCCCGGACGGCGCGTTGTCTCTGAAAAACGGGGATCATGTGCTGAAAATGCATGCGGGAGACACCGTGTTCCTGCCGGCGGGCAGTGGTGCATACACGCTTACGGGAAACGGCCGTGTGTTGCTGACCCACTTATAA
- a CDS encoding PTS fructose transporter subunit IIC: MKIIGVTKCPTGIAHTYMAAEKLARAAKELSYDAKIETQGASGTENKLTDADIKEADYVIIAADVTIDGKERFAGKKLLELPIKPVIKDPVGILKSLETEAKVYAEKSVDSPAKSNAAGGSAVIKQLMNGVSHMIPFVVIGGLFIATSLAFGGHATSSGLVISSPFWQKVNAIGGISFNYLMYPILAGFIAFAISGRAALAPAMVCALVANDKTILGTNAGMGFLGAILVGYLAGYLVKWFNSWKVPKSIQPIMPIFVIPILGIGIISAALILVLGAPISWLMTALQHVLKLLSLNPSTSIVLGLLLGAMVGVDMGGPINKVAFLFGVASITSGNPQIMGAVACAIPVPPLSMGLATLIGKKYFDEDEQTAGIPALLMGLIGITEGAIPFASADPKRALPSVIIGSSIAGAVGMLFGITDVVPHGGPIIGILGATNNIALFFLTIAAGSVIAALLAVFLKSRYFKAQAKGE, from the coding sequence ATGAAAATTATCGGCGTAACAAAATGTCCTACCGGCATCGCGCACACCTATATGGCGGCCGAGAAGCTGGCCCGCGCCGCCAAAGAACTAAGCTATGATGCAAAAATTGAAACACAGGGCGCAAGCGGAACGGAAAACAAACTGACCGATGCCGACATCAAGGAGGCGGATTATGTCATCATAGCCGCTGATGTAACCATTGATGGGAAAGAACGTTTTGCCGGCAAGAAACTGCTTGAACTTCCCATCAAACCGGTTATCAAAGATCCGGTGGGTATTCTCAAATCCCTGGAAACCGAAGCGAAAGTTTATGCGGAAAAAAGCGTAGACAGCCCAGCGAAATCGAATGCAGCAGGCGGCAGCGCCGTAATCAAGCAACTGATGAACGGTGTTTCTCACATGATTCCGTTCGTAGTAATCGGGGGTCTGTTCATCGCAACATCGCTTGCTTTCGGAGGCCATGCGACGTCAAGCGGGCTTGTCATATCCAGTCCTTTCTGGCAAAAAGTCAACGCGATCGGCGGTATTTCATTTAATTACCTGATGTATCCGATCCTGGCCGGCTTTATCGCTTTTGCCATATCCGGACGTGCGGCTCTCGCTCCGGCAATGGTTTGCGCCCTGGTCGCAAATGATAAAACCATCCTCGGAACAAACGCCGGCATGGGATTTTTAGGCGCCATCCTTGTCGGTTATCTGGCAGGGTACCTTGTAAAATGGTTCAACTCCTGGAAGGTGCCCAAAAGCATCCAGCCAATCATGCCCATTTTTGTCATTCCCATTTTGGGCATCGGGATCATTTCCGCAGCCCTGATTTTGGTTTTGGGCGCTCCTATTTCCTGGCTGATGACCGCTCTTCAGCATGTATTGAAACTACTTTCGCTCAATCCCAGCACAAGCATCGTGCTTGGCCTGTTGCTTGGCGCGATGGTTGGCGTGGATATGGGCGGTCCTATCAACAAAGTGGCGTTTCTGTTTGGCGTAGCCTCCATCACATCCGGCAACCCGCAAATCATGGGGGCTGTGGCGTGCGCCATTCCCGTTCCGCCTCTTTCGATGGGCCTTGCCACGCTGATCGGGAAAAAATATTTCGATGAGGACGAACAAACCGCAGGCATCCCGGCGCTGCTCATGGGCCTGATCGGTATAACCGAGGGGGCTATCCCCTTTGCGTCTGCCGACCCCAAACGTGCGCTGCCAAGCGTCATCATCGGGAGCAGCATCGCCGGTGCAGTCGGCATGCTTTTTGGCATCACCGACGTTGTGCCGCACGGCGGACCGATCATCGGCATCCTTGGCGCCACGAACAACATCGCGCTGTTTTTCCTGACGATTGCCGCAGGAAGCGTAATTGCCGCATTGCTGGCCGTTTTCCTGAAAAGCAGATATTTTAAAGCTCAGGCCAAAGGAGAATAA
- a CDS encoding HAD family hydrolase — MKEEIKGVLFDKDGTLLDADSLWVPVGEDVADAVVQRGGMGSEGRAVVLERIGVSGGRIIPNSPLASGTTRDVAQAACMVLRERRIPCAVDALSRELHAVIVESVPRHAQHIRPLGDLQRLFLFLKRRGIKIGLATSDLYETAVICLTKLHVLEFFDFVGADTGSERPKPAPDLLNRFCSTCGLRAEEVAMVGDSRVDMQMAKDGGAGLAVVIGERDMENADYRITTLDDLVVENERLLWA; from the coding sequence ATGAAAGAAGAAATCAAAGGCGTGCTGTTCGATAAGGATGGCACACTGTTGGACGCGGACAGCTTGTGGGTGCCGGTGGGCGAAGATGTGGCCGATGCGGTCGTGCAGCGTGGAGGGATGGGCAGCGAGGGTCGCGCGGTCGTTCTGGAAAGAATCGGGGTATCCGGCGGCAGGATTATCCCCAACAGCCCGCTGGCCAGCGGCACCACGCGGGATGTCGCGCAGGCGGCCTGCATGGTGCTGCGGGAGCGGCGGATTCCCTGTGCGGTGGACGCACTTTCCCGCGAGCTGCACGCGGTCATCGTGGAATCGGTGCCGCGACACGCGCAGCATATCCGTCCACTTGGCGACCTGCAGCGGCTGTTTTTGTTTTTGAAGCGGCGCGGCATAAAGATCGGACTGGCCACTTCTGATCTGTATGAAACGGCGGTGATCTGCCTGACCAAACTGCATGTGTTGGAGTTTTTTGATTTTGTGGGTGCGGACACGGGTAGCGAACGTCCCAAACCCGCGCCCGATCTGCTCAACCGTTTTTGCAGTACCTGCGGCCTGCGTGCGGAAGAGGTGGCGATGGTCGGTGATTCCCGGGTGGACATGCAGATGGCCAAAGACGGAGGCGCCGGCCTGGCGGTGGTGATCGGCGAGCGGGATATGGAGAACGCCGATTATCGTATCACCACGCTGGACGATCTGGTGGTGGAAAACGAGCGTTTGCTCTGGGCATAG
- a CDS encoding DeoR/GlpR family DNA-binding transcription regulator, with translation MVQERLEKIKALLSANGMVKANELTRQLGVSIETVRRDLEFLEKCGLLKRVYGGGIANNTRGIERNYSSRECLHMDEKRAIAKKTASLVNDGDALVMDLGTTTLEVAKCLADKNELTILTNSLPVGMEMVKNRSCHVYMLGGELRDGDFSTSGLLATSGLSNFRVDKAIFGASGVSPKNGVTDYHVEEANVRRRMMEIADKVILCTDSSKFAISAFVHVCDVTDIDVIVTDSGVSQQMVDAFDGLAVELSIAQVTDL, from the coding sequence ATGGTGCAAGAACGTTTAGAAAAAATCAAAGCATTGCTTTCTGCCAACGGTATGGTAAAAGCCAATGAGCTGACGCGCCAACTGGGTGTTTCCATCGAAACGGTGCGCAGGGATCTGGAGTTTTTAGAAAAATGCGGATTGCTCAAGCGGGTCTACGGCGGCGGAATTGCCAACAATACCCGTGGAATTGAGCGCAATTATAGCAGCAGGGAATGTCTGCATATGGACGAAAAGCGCGCAATTGCAAAAAAAACCGCCTCGCTGGTGAACGATGGCGACGCATTGGTCATGGATCTTGGCACCACCACGCTGGAAGTGGCCAAATGCCTGGCGGATAAAAATGAGCTGACCATCCTGACGAATTCCCTGCCGGTGGGTATGGAGATGGTGAAAAACAGGAGCTGCCATGTCTATATGCTGGGCGGGGAGCTACGTGACGGCGATTTTTCCACTTCCGGCCTGCTTGCGACCAGCGGCCTTTCCAATTTTCGTGTGGATAAAGCCATCTTTGGGGCCAGCGGCGTTTCACCGAAAAACGGCGTGACCGATTATCATGTGGAGGAGGCCAATGTCCGCCGCAGGATGATGGAGATTGCAGATAAAGTGATTCTTTGTACCGATTCCAGCAAATTTGCGATCAGCGCTTTTGTGCATGTGTGTGATGTGACCGATATCGACGTGATTGTAACGGATTCCGGTGTTTCGCAGCAGATGGTCGATGCGTTTGACGGACTTGCGGTGGAACTCAGCATCGCGCAGGTGACGGATTTGTGA
- a CDS encoding ABC transporter permease, with translation MKSIMTVTLKEAIRKKTFLVMGIITVLYLIFWVAILNYFQNAHLSSRSVDFKPLASIMLTQTVLQFSSMIMCLLTIVLGAGAVSSELETGMIHAMLSRPLGRAEYILGKFFGLAILISAYATGLMAAILIIGRAYSLDTIIALSFPQIVQSWLIYICVPLAVLCVTLYGSISLKTVPNGLLMIFVYILGNIGGIVEMIGNYINSKVINSVGILISLISPFHTLYASAERVLLPSSGIAGELVRGAGGLTGSGQPASVVMYLYIAFYAIGFLLISIRKFRKLDIT, from the coding sequence ATGAAATCGATCATGACCGTTACGCTGAAAGAGGCTATCCGCAAGAAAACCTTTCTGGTCATGGGCATCATCACGGTTTTATATCTGATTTTCTGGGTCGCAATCCTGAACTATTTTCAGAATGCGCATTTAAGTAGCCGGAGCGTGGATTTTAAACCGCTCGCCTCCATCATGCTGACACAAACGGTTTTGCAGTTTTCCTCCATGATTATGTGCTTGCTCACGATTGTTCTGGGAGCCGGTGCCGTTTCATCCGAGTTGGAAACAGGAATGATCCATGCCATGTTATCCAGGCCGTTGGGGCGTGCGGAATATATCCTGGGGAAATTTTTCGGGCTGGCTATTCTCATATCTGCCTATGCGACTGGACTGATGGCGGCAATTCTGATTATTGGTCGGGCGTATTCGCTGGACACCATCATTGCGCTTTCGTTTCCGCAGATCGTACAAAGTTGGTTGATTTATATTTGCGTTCCACTGGCGGTATTATGCGTAACACTTTATGGCTCTATTTCGCTAAAAACCGTGCCGAACGGGTTGCTCATGATTTTCGTTTATATTCTCGGGAATATTGGCGGCATAGTGGAAATGATCGGGAATTACATCAATAGCAAAGTAATCAACAGCGTCGGGATTCTGATCAGTTTGATTTCTCCGTTTCACACATTATATGCGTCAGCAGAACGGGTTTTGCTGCCCTCATCGGGAATTGCCGGTGAACTGGTGCGCGGCGCAGGCGGACTGACCGGCAGCGGGCAACCTGCCTCGGTTGTTATGTACCTTTATATTGCATTCTACGCCATTGGCTTTTTACTCATTTCGATTAGGAAGTTTAGAAAACTTGACATTACTTGA